One Cygnus atratus isolate AKBS03 ecotype Queensland, Australia chromosome 6, CAtr_DNAZoo_HiC_assembly, whole genome shotgun sequence DNA segment encodes these proteins:
- the FASTKD1 gene encoding LOW QUALITY PROTEIN: FAST kinase domain-containing protein 1, mitochondrial (The sequence of the model RefSeq protein was modified relative to this genomic sequence to represent the inferred CDS: deleted 1 base in 1 codon): MLCLRKVCLFPLRRYQARTLSNDLLLSQINNCTHEDEVFSLVGRNKARLSEKHVGIALNVLWQLQKKKPLLLRTSDYVRNHSQFLALCILAENKVQHMEDEVIVDTLYSIQRLNVEDHDSLAEVLVTEAWKRLERLSLPALSKFALCLYKQRRQFSPLIGKIAHIVDMKLDSIEDIRILSVLMISISDVISQSFRDRLLQKAEQLLGEEDEVYFNYAKRVTQFLQNVKLTYYPLLEKCNKIFLKSASRLDLHNISIIFGVYEQLGFDSAEFSLVAKQLLSESIDDYHDPETFAKLFFILGPMAGSKVRERLLVTAVHVAEGFSSHQVLLILKTMQKMRCRNSHLLKKMVSVLHKHLDSYHVLQLIKLTQYLMLLRCHDQELFAKLKMLLFGFLKSSVIPADTAAIIRVLALLPSSQVEEIIVNKATAILPQCSLHHLNYIATALVKWNHYDQLHWQNTSELCVKLLQKINDCGFQRLHKAGNLNLLLEELTHVNGEWFQEVIRGETVATCQRLIDQITWANVLHLSFFLIKTNHRCPSLLDRIASVTVENTDKIHPFELYFILCLFSILNYDPPGNEEFFESCIQHLTSNLSCFETHHLVLLGHVLAVAGYFPPTLIKTIFNVSFLSKLDAQLEVLSDTLKQRVRSRLMKLNRAVCLECPEFHIPWFHEHYCHHIFYTGRSRINPLRQHVHKMLAEILGGSHYTRVSVLTPYYYEIDFECVLDKNKKPLSYMAQNMLLGALEGIHWRRDIKVEGRKALPPGAQRIALELLDSKAFIKDSHHLKGEAAVKKRHLEMLGYRVIQIPHFEWNSMVLSTKGEQLEYLRRCLYETQ; this comes from the exons atgctttgtttgaGGAAGGTTTGCTTGTTTCCACTGAGACGTTACCAAGCTCGAACTCTGAGTAATGATCTGCTTTTGAGCCAGATAAATAACTGCACCCATGAAGATGAAGTGTTCAGTCTTGTTGGAAGGAACAAGGCCaggctttctgaaaaacatgtgGGAATTGCGCTGAATGTGCTGTGGCAATTGCAAAAGAAGAAGCCCCTTCTATTAAGGACTAGTGACTATGTAAGAAATCACTCCCAGTTTCTTGCTCTTTGCATTTTAGCAGAAAACAAGGTACAACACATGGAAGATGAGGTGATAGTGGACACCCTGTACAGTATTCAGAG GCTCAATGTTGAAGACCATGATTCTCTAGCAGAAGTGCTTGTTACAGAAGCATGGAAAAGATTAGAAAG ACTTAGTTTACCAGCTCTATCGAAATTTGCACTGTGTTTATACAAGCAGCGCAGACAGTTTAGTCCCCTAATTGGCAAAATAGCTCATATTGTGGACATGAAACTGGATTCTATAGAGGATATAAG GATTTTGTCAGTTTTGATGATCAGCATATCTGATGTTATCTCACAGAGTTTTCGAGATCGATTGCTACAGAAGGCTGAACAGCTCTTAGGAGAAGAGGATGAAGTCTACTTCAATTACGCCAAAAGAGTAACACAGtttcttcaaaatgttaaaCTGACGTACTATCCATTGCTAGAAAAATGTAATAAGATTTTCCTTAAAAGTGCCTCCCGGCTTGATTTACAcaatattagtattatttttggAGTGTATGAGCAGCTGGGTTTTGACAGTGCTGAATTCAGCTTGGTTGCTAAACAGCTGCTGTCTGAATCGATAGATGATTATCATGATCCTGAAAcctttgcaaaattattttttattcttggGCCTATGGCCGGATCCAAGGTGAGAGAAAG gTTGCTAGTAACTGCAGTGCACGTGGCAGAAGGATTTAGCAGTCATCAGGTGTTGTTGATACTAAAGACCATGCAGAAAATGAGATGTAGAAATTCTCATCTActcaaaaa AATGGTTTCTGTTCTGCACAAACACTTGGATAGCTATCATGTATTACAGTTGATAAAGTTAACACAGTATTTGATGTTGTTGCGTTGCCACGATCAGGAGCTGTTTGCCAAACTAAAAATGTTGCTATTTGG CTTTTTAAAGTCTAGTGTCATACCTGCTGATACCGCTGCAATAATTCGTGTTCTGGCCTTGCTTCCTTCGTCTCAAGTAGAAGAAATCATTGTAAACAAGGCAACAGCAATTCTACCTCAGTGCAGTCTCCATCATTTGAATTATATTGCTACAGCACTTGTCAAATGGAATCACTATGACCAGTTGCACTGGCAAAACACTTCAGAGCTATGTGTAAagcttctgcagaaaataaatgactgtgGATTTCAGAGGCTTCACAAAGCTGGGAACTTAAATCTTCTGTTGGAAGAACTCACACATGTGAATGGAGAGTGGTTTCAGGAGGTTATCAGGGGGGAAACTGTGGCCACATGTCAGCGCTTGATAGACCAAATAACATGGGCAAATGTATTacacttgtctttttttctcataaaaacaaaccaccGCTGTCCTTCATTACTTGACAGAATAGCATCTGTGACTGTTGAAAATACAGACAAG atCCACCCCtttgaattgtattttattctctgccttttctctaTTCTGAACTATGATCCACCTGGCAATGAAGAGTTCTTTGAGAGTTGTATCCAACATCTTACTTCTAACTTGA GTTGTTTTGAAACTCACCACTTGGTGCTGCTTGGTCATGTTTTGGCAGTGGCTGGTTATTTTCCTCCAACTCTGATAAAGacaatatttaatgtttctttcctAAGCAAATTGGATGCTCAACTTGAAG TGCTGTCTGATACCTTAAAGCAGAGGGTCCGCTCACGCCTTATGAAACTGAACAGAGCAGTCTGTCTGGAATGCCCAGAGTTTCACATCCCTTGGTTTCATGAGCACTATTGCCATCATATCTTTTATACAG GTAGGAGCCGAATAAATCCACTGCGACAGCACGTTCACAAAATGCTGGCAGAGATCTTAGGAGGGAGCCATTATACAAGAGTGTCTGTTCTCACACCATACTACTATGAAATAG ATTTTGAGTGCGttctggataaaaataaaaagcctcttTCCTATATGGCTCAGAATATGCTTCTGGGTGCTTTGGAGGGAATACACTGGAGACGTGACATCAAGGTTGAAGGGAGAAAGGCTCTGCCACCAGGGGCTCAGAG AATTGCTTTGGAACTTCTTGATTCAAAAGCTTTTATCAAAGATTCACATCACCTGAAAGGAGaagctgcagtg aaaaaaCGACACCTGGAAATGCTGGGGTACCGGGTCATTCAG ATTCCTCACTTTGAATGGAATTCTATGGTTTTGTCTACAAAAGGTGAACAGCTAGAGTATCTGAGAAGGTGTCTATATGAAACACAGTGA
- the KLHL41 gene encoding kelch-like protein 41, giving the protein MDSQRELTEELRLYQSTLLQDGLKELLEEKKFIDCSLKAGDRSLPCHRLILSACSPYFREYFLSEQNEEKKKEVVLDNVDPNILDMIVKYLYSASIDLNDSNVQDIFALASRFQIPSVFTVCVSYLQKRLAVGNCLAILRLGVLLDCPRLAFSARDFVSDHFVHICKEDEFLQLAPHELISVISPDSLNVEKEELVFEAVMKWVRKDKENRVKSLGEVFDCIRFRLMPEKYFKEHVEKDDIIKSNSDLQKKVKIIKDAFAGKLPDSSKNKEKSNKGEVNGDVGDEDLLPGYLNDLPRHGMFVKDLILLVNDTAAVAYDPLENECYLAALAEQIPRNHSSIVTKQNQVYVVGGLYVEEENKDQPFQSYFFQLDSIAGEWVALPPLPSARCLFGLGESDNKIYVIAGKDLRTEESLDSVLCYDPVAIKWGEIKKLPIKVYGHATISNNGLIYCLGGKTDDKKCTNRVFVYNPKKGDWRDLAPMKVARSMFGTAIHKGKIFIAGGVTEEGLTESVEAFDLTTNKWEVLPQFPQERSSISLVTLSGSLYAIGGFAMIQLESKEFAPSEVTDIWKYDDEKKEWIGILKEIRYATGASCLATRLNLFKLSKL; this is encoded by the exons ATGGATTCCCAAAGGGAACTCACTGAAGAACTGAGACTTTACCAATCCACCCTTCTTCAAGATGGCCTCAAGGAActcctggaagagaaaaagtttATAGATTGCTCCCTAAAAGCTGGTGACAGAAGCCTGCCCTGCCACAGATTGATTCTATCAGCATGTAGCCCTTATTTTCGTGAGTATTTCTTATCTGagcaaaatgaagagaaaaagaaggaggtAGTTCTAGATAATGTTGACCCCAACATCCTGGATATGATTGTCAAATACCTTTATTCAGCAAGTATTGATCTTAATGATTCTAACGTGCaagatatttttgctttggCCAGTCGTTTTCAGATCCCTTCTGTATTCACCGTGTGTGTCTCCTATCTTCAAAAGAGGCTTGCTGTTGGTAATTGTCTGGCCATCCTTCGATTAGGTGTTCTGCTTGATTGCCCAAGACTTGCATTTTCTGCCCGTGATTTTGTCTCAGATCACTTTGTGCACATCTGCAAAGAAGACGAATTCCTACAGCTTGCCCCACATGAacttatttcagttatttcaccTGACAGCTTAAATgtagaaaaggaagaactggTATTTGAAGCAGTAATGAAATGGGTCCGAAAAGACAAGGAGAACAGAGTAAAGAGCCTGGGAGAAGTTTTTGACTGTATACGTTTTCGTCTTatgccagaaaaatattttaaagaacatgttGAAAAGGATGATATAATTAAAAGCAACTCAGATCTTCAGAAGAAAGTAAAGATTATTAAGGATGCTTTTGCTGGAAAACTGCCTGACTctagcaaaaacaaagaaaagtcaAACAAAGGGGAAGTAAATGGTGATGTAGGAGATGAAGATTTACTTCCTGGCTATCTAAATGACCTTCCCAGGCATGGTATGTTTGTCAAAGACCTAATTCTTCTGGTTAATGACACTGCCGCAGTAGCTTATGATCCTCTAGAAAATGAATGCTACCTAGCAGCCCTGGCTGAACAGATTCCCAGAAATCATTCCAGTATAGTCACCAAACAAAATCAGGTCTACGTTGTTGGAGGACTGTATGTGGAAGAGGAGAACAAGGATCAGCCTTTCCAATCATACTTCTTCCAG CTGGACAGCATTGCTGGTGAGTGGGTTGCCCTTCCTCCACTGCCATCAGCCAGGTGCCTCTTTGGGCTGGGAGAGTCAGACAACAAGATCTACGTAATTGCAGGCAAGGACCTTCGCACTGAGGAGTCACTGGATTCAGTCCTGTGCTATGATCCCGT GGCAATAAAATGGGGTGAGATCAAAAAACTACCTATCAAAGTTTATGGCCATGCTACTATCTCAAACAATGGATTAATATATTGTCTTGGTGGAAAAACTGATGATAA gaaaTGTACTAATAGAGTATTTGTATACAATCCAAAGAAAGGAGACTGGAGAGACCTGGCTCCAATGAAAGTGGCTCGCTCAATGTTTGGAACAGCTATCCATAAGGGCAAGATTTTCATTGCGGGTGGTGTCACTGAAGAAGGCCTTACTGAATCTGTTGAAGCTTTTGATTTGACCACAAATAA GTGGGAGGTTCTGCCTCAATTTCCTCAAGAGAGAAGTTCCATCAGTTTAGTCACCTTAAGTGGATCTTTGTATGCTATTGGAGGCTTTGCAATGATTCAGCTTGAATCTAAAGAATTTGCACCTAGTGAAGTCACTGACATATGGAA GTATGATGATGAAAAGAAGGAATGGATTGGCATACTCAAAGAGATTCGATATGCTACTGGAGCTTCCTGCCTGGCTACACGCTTAAATCTCTTCAAGCTATCAAAATTGTAA